A single window of Nitrospira sp. DNA harbors:
- the ftsL gene encoding cell division protein FtsL — MKKLLAVLMGVCLVFVFVWERVDMVRLGYHIERLKHEKVLLERERDELRVKVATLSAPDRIAKVATDKFGMTLPQPGQVVMVQSGPAEWPGASRQAAEVRLAQIDMSGGRR, encoded by the coding sequence ATGAAGAAGCTGTTGGCAGTGCTCATGGGGGTCTGTCTCGTATTTGTGTTTGTGTGGGAGCGGGTCGATATGGTGCGCCTCGGCTACCACATCGAGCGGCTGAAGCACGAAAAGGTGTTGCTTGAACGGGAGCGGGACGAGCTTCGGGTGAAGGTCGCGACGCTCAGTGCTCCCGACCGCATCGCAAAGGTGGCGACGGACAAGTTTGGGATGACGTTGCCCCAACCGGGACAAGTGGTGATGGTGCAGTCCGGACCGGCGGAATGGCCGGGGGCGTCCCGTCAAGCGGCAGAGGTGCGGCTCGCCCAAATTGATATGTCCGGAGGGAGGCGGTAG